GCTGCGGGCGGCCCATCAGGTCGTACAGCTTGCGGGCGGTGTCGATCCGGCCCTGGAGCGTCGCTCGACCGATCGCCTTGTCGAGGTCGGTCGCCCCGAGCCCGTGGAGCATCGCGATGATCCGGTCCCTGCCGAGGTTCGCCGCGTAGGACAGCGGCGGGCCCCAGTTGCATCGCTCCGTACCGCGAGCCGTCTCGTGGATCGACGTCGGATGCTTCAGGAGCATCGTCCTGAGCGCGTCCTCGTCGTCGAGCCAGATGGCGTCGACGATCCGACAGGCGAGGACGAGGCGCGGCCAGCTCGGGACGCCGTAGCTCCGGGCCAGCGCGAGCTGCGAGTCGGCGAGCCGGGCGGAGCCGGGATCGACCCGTTCGGGATGATGCTCGGCGAGGTCCGCGAGGGCGGCGGCGTCGCCGCGGCGGATCTGCCGCATCAGATCCTTCGCCTGGCGTCGGAGCTGGTCGAGGTCCGGGCGGACGGGCAGATGACGTTTGGCCATGGACAAACCTCCCACGCGGGAGCCCGGTGTCCGCTGCGACGGGCGAGAAGGAGGTTCGCGTCGATCGAGATTTCCGGCCGGACTGACAGGTGGACTCGGTCCTGCCCGCGGACTGGTTGCGTCCTGCCACGCGCGGCGGACTGTACCGCGTCTTCCGAACCGGGTCAACGCCGCCGTGGGCAGCGCCGACCGCCAGGCGAGGAAGCCCCGGGGCCTCGGGCCGCTGATCGGGACGCCCGGCGACGATTCCCGTAAGATCGGGCGGATCGCCGAGAAACCGCAACGCCGGGACGCCCGAGACAGCCAAAAGGAAGCCCGCATGAAGATTGCCACCTACAACGTCAACGGCGTCAACGGCCGCCTGCCCGTGCTCCTGCAATGGCTCGAACGGTCGAAGCCGGACGTCGCGTGCCTGCAGGAGCTGAAAGGCGCGGACGAGAAGTTCCCCATCGACGCCATCCGCGAGGCGGGCTACGAGGCCGTCTGGCACGGGCAGAAGGGCTACAACGGCGTCGCCATCCTCGCCCGGGGCGAGCAGCCGCAGGAAACCCGCCGCGGCCTGCCCGGCGACCCGGACGACACCCACAGCCGCTACATCGAGGCCGTCGTACGCGGCGTCACCATCGGCTGCCTGTACCTCCCCAACGGCAACCCCGCGCCCGGCCCGAAATTCGATTACAAGCTGAGGTGGTTCGAGCGATTCAACACGCACGCCGCAAGCCTGCTCGAGGAAAGGCGCCCCGTCGTCCTCGCGGGCGACTACAACGTCATTCCGACCGAGCGCGACGTCTACAAGCCGGAGCGATGGATCGACGACGCCCTGTTCCGACCCGAGGCCCGGGAGGCCTATCGCCGGCTCGTGACTCAGGGCTGGACGGACGCGTTGCGGCGGCAATATCCGAATGAGGTGGTTTATACATTCTGGGATTATATGCGAGGAGCCTTCTCGCGCGATGCAGGCCTGCGCATCGATCACTTGCTGTTGAGCCCCGACTTGGCGCCTCGACTCGCGGCCGCCGGCGTGGATCGAGACGTGCGCGCGATGGAGAAGACCAGCGACCACGCACCCACCTGGATCGAGATCGAGGAGAAGGCCTGAAACCGACGCACTTCTCCGTGCCGGACGACGCGTCGATCGAAGCGGTTCGGGCGATGACGCCTCCTCGGCGCCAGGTGCGGAGTTGGGAACCGCGAGCCAAGAAAACT
The DNA window shown above is from Paludisphaera mucosa and carries:
- the xth gene encoding exodeoxyribonuclease III, which encodes MKIATYNVNGVNGRLPVLLQWLERSKPDVACLQELKGADEKFPIDAIREAGYEAVWHGQKGYNGVAILARGEQPQETRRGLPGDPDDTHSRYIEAVVRGVTIGCLYLPNGNPAPGPKFDYKLRWFERFNTHAASLLEERRPVVLAGDYNVIPTERDVYKPERWIDDALFRPEAREAYRRLVTQGWTDALRRQYPNEVVYTFWDYMRGAFSRDAGLRIDHLLLSPDLAPRLAAAGVDRDVRAMEKTSDHAPTWIEIEEKA